Proteins encoded within one genomic window of Humulus lupulus chromosome 1, drHumLupu1.1, whole genome shotgun sequence:
- the LOC133780008 gene encoding B3 domain-containing protein REM6-like translates to MAQTKSTPVAPHFFKIILEETLRNTKLQIPKTFWMKYCGFLPSQVFLKLPCGSRWEVGLTESDGKVWIEKGWKFFAEDCSLSQGNLLVFRYEGNSQFHVIIFDKTTVEIDYPSNPNHFEKRVDTEDDVSIEVLDGFAWRPQIRDKSPLPCSRPHKKMKTSPYGKYKVKFDLSDKERGESPLPRWMEPEFFFKKQMLSAEKKAEALKITKGFKSKDPFFMVSMRPSFVEANYTAIIPSLFAKHYLLSISKHQYVTLKVQDRRTWSVRYRLCKKSPKTIKTIFGCGWKAFAQDNDLKVGDVCAFVLRKSIGKMLFEVVIYRGNGVANPPMLPELKAMPKGSRSSKVESCNTMINRRTSLKPFPCFGKTTALERASCSYSERPSFTVTMRETYASGHCNFFMPCKFVEKYINQKECEVRLWVSDGRFWFVQLKVRQANGLPRSELLSRGWKAFALDNSLKTGDLCTFELTNNGNEISFRVSIVKGAGDAYSNQAANKRKATIPSNRKRKPSVKVGSSFTQNYDKTIMISQKLVIKKEQEKIKVEPSGLGRASEAASQFFSKNPYFQVVLLSIHVDRYQLPFPWTFVSLYLKEKTQVMTLWVGEECWQVKLLHYTSKCKFSAGWSAFARENFLQPRDICIFELIKRSQPEMKVHIFRHSGLAQEE, encoded by the exons ATGGCTCAGACAAAATCCACTCCTgttgctcctcattttttcaagattattCTTGAGGAAACTCTTAGGAACACCAAGTTA CAAATTCCCAAGACATTTTGGATGAAATATTGTGGCTTCTTACCGAGTCAAGTATTTCTTAAGCTTCCATGTGGATCTAGATGGGAAGTAGGGTTGACAGAAAGTGATGGAAAAGTATGGATAGAAAAGGGTTGGAAATTTTTTGCTGAAGACTGTTCTTTAAGCCAAGGAAATCTATTGGTTTTTCGATATGAAGGGAACTCTCAGTTCCATGTTATCATATTCGATAAAACCACTGTGGAGATAGATTATCCTTCTAATCCCAACCATTTTGAGAAGCGTGTTGATACTGAAGATGATGTTTCTATTGAAGTCTTGGACGGCTTTGCATGGCGTCCTCAAATCAGGGACAAGTCTCCATTACCATGTTCTAGGCCCCACAAGAAAATGAAAACTAGTCCTTATGGTAAATATAAAG TGAAGTTTGATTTGTCTGATAAAGAACGTGGAGAATCTCCCCTACCAAGGTGGATGGAAcctgaatttttttttaagaagcaGATGTTGAGTGCAGAAAAAAAGGCAGAAGCTCTCAAGATAACTAAAGGTTTTAAATCTAAAGACCCCTTTTTCATGGTTTCCATGCGACCATCGTTTGTTGAAGCTAATTATACTGCG ATTATACCATCTCTCTTTGCAAAACACTACCTCCTCAGCATTAGTAAGCATCAATATGTGACACTTAAGGTTCAGGATAGAAGGACCTGGTCTGTTAGATACAGACTGTGTAAAAAATCTCCGAAAACCATAAAAACCATATTCGGGTGTGGCTGGAAGGCATTTGCTCAAGACAATGATTTGAAAGTAGGTGATGTTTGTGCCTTTGTTTTGAGAAAGAGCATTGGGAAAATGCTATTTGAAGTTGTTATATATCGTGGGAATGGAGTAGCAAATCCCCCTATGTTACCAG AACTTAAAGCCATGCCAAAAGGAAGCCGATCAAGTAAAGTAGAATCTTGCAACACCATGATCAATAGAAGAACTAGCCTAAAACCATTTCCCTGCTTTGGAAAAACTACAGCTCTTGAAAGAGCAAGCTGTTCTTATTCTGAAAGGCCATCCTTCACAGTTACTATGCGTGAAACCTATGCATCTGGTCATTGTAATTTT TTCATGCCATGCAAGTTTGTGGAGAAGTACATTAATCAGAAAGAATGTGAGGTAAGACTTTGGGTTTCGGATGGTAGATTTTGGTTTGTCCAATTGAAAGTGAGGCAAGCAAATGGATTACCAAGATCTGAATTGTTAAGCCGTGGCTGGAAAGCATTTGCGCTGGACAATAGTCTGAAAACGGGTGATCTTTGCACATTTGAACTAACTAACAATGGCAATGAAATTTCATTCAGAGTTTCCATTGTTAAGGGAGCTGGTGATGCATATAGCAATCAAG CTGCAAATAAGAGAAAAGCAACTATACCGTCCAACCGAAAGAGAAAGCCTTCTGTGAAAGTTGGATCTTCTTTTACTCAGAACTATGATAAAACCATCATGATTTCACAGAAACTAGttataaagaaagaacaagaGAAAATTAAAGTTGAACCTTCAG GACTTGGCAGAGCTTCAGAAGCAGCCAGCCAATTCTTCTCAAAAAATCCTTACTTTCAAGTGGTTTTGCTATCAATTCACGTGGATAGATATCAATTG CCTTTTCCATGGACTTTTGTAAGCCTTTATTTAAAGGAAAAGACACAAGTTATGACTCTTTGGGTTGGAGAGGAATGTTGGCAAGTGAAGTTATTGCATTATACATCAAAATGTAAATTTTCTGCTGGATGGAGTGCATTTGCAAGAGAGAACTTTCTTCAGCCCAGAGATATCTGCATCTTTGAGCTGATTAAGAGGAGTCAACCTGAGATGAAAGTTCACATATTTAGACATAGTGGTTTGGCTCAAGAAGAGTAG